The following are encoded together in the Ictidomys tridecemlineatus isolate mIctTri1 chromosome X, mIctTri1.hap1, whole genome shotgun sequence genome:
- the Magix gene encoding PDZ domain-containing protein MAGIX isoform X3: MGCVPGDRPRKSINMLDSADIEVIDSRLPHTTVVEHQPQHFRSETLGIPTAPTRVTQDKARCASKPLQASGRFSVELVRNHTGFGLTLSGGRDVAGDAPLAVRGLLKDGPAQRCGHLQAGDLILHINGESTQGLTHAQAVDRIRTGGSRLRLVLQRPNETQTGKHKGMDCRPDLVGPAMMKSHSASLSPVHHPQFNRTPKTRGSPEPSPEAVVDAPAVPPAERHMEDPDDRIPGSPGPWLVPSEERLSRALGLPRAAQLAQETAAGRRRH, encoded by the exons ATGGGCTGTGTTCCAGGTGACAGGCCAAGGAAGT CCATTAACATGCTGGACTCTGCGGACATAGAAGTCATAGACAGTCGCCTACCTCATACCACTGTTGTGGAACACCAACCTCAG CATTTTAGGTCAGAGACCCTGGGTATTCCTACTGCGCCAACTCGAGTGACCCAGGATAAGGCAAGATGTGCTTCAAAGCCACTCCAGGCCTCTGGTCGGTTCTCTGTGGAGCTAGTCCGCAATCACACAGGCTTTGGCCTCACTTTAAGTGGGGGCCGAGATGTAGCAGGTGATGCTCCACTGGCTGTGcgtgggttgctgaaggatgggCCAGCACAGCGTTGTGGTCATTTGCAG GCTGGTGATCTCATTCTCCATATCAACGGAGAGTCAACGCAGGGACTTACCCATGCCCAAGCGGTGGATCGGATCCGAACTGGAGGTTCCCGGCTTCGGCTTGTGTTGCAGAGGCCTAATGAGACTCAAACTGGCAAGCACAAGGGGATGG ACTGCCGTCCAGATCTTGTAGGTCCGGCGATGATGAAGTCTCACAGTGCCAGCCTTTCCCCAGTTCACCACCCTCAATTCAATAGGACCCCAAAGACGCGGGGCAGCCCCGAGCCTAGTCCAGAGGCAGTGGTCGACGCTCCCGCAGTTCCTCCAGCAGAGCGCCACATGGAGGACCCTGATGACCGTATCCCTGGTTCCCCAGGACCCTGGCTGGTGCCGAGTGAGGAACGGCTCTCGCGGGCCCTAGGTCTCCCAAGGGCTGCGCAGCTCGCTCAGGAGACAGCAGCTGGAAGGAGAAGGCACTGA
- the Magix gene encoding PDZ domain-containing protein MAGIX isoform X4, translating into MGCVPAINMLDSADIEVIDSRLPHTTVVEHQPQHFRSETLGIPTAPTRVTQDKARCASKPLQASGRFSVELVRNHTGFGLTLSGGRDVAGDAPLAVRGLLKDGPAQRCGHLQAGDLILHINGESTQGLTHAQAVDRIRTGGSRLRLVLQRPNETQTGKHKGMDCRPDLVGPAMMKSHSASLSPVHHPQFNRTPKTRGSPEPSPEAVVDAPAVPPAERHMEDPDDRIPGSPGPWLVPSEERLSRALGLPRAAQLAQETAAGRRRH; encoded by the exons ATGGGCTGTGTTCCAG CCATTAACATGCTGGACTCTGCGGACATAGAAGTCATAGACAGTCGCCTACCTCATACCACTGTTGTGGAACACCAACCTCAG CATTTTAGGTCAGAGACCCTGGGTATTCCTACTGCGCCAACTCGAGTGACCCAGGATAAGGCAAGATGTGCTTCAAAGCCACTCCAGGCCTCTGGTCGGTTCTCTGTGGAGCTAGTCCGCAATCACACAGGCTTTGGCCTCACTTTAAGTGGGGGCCGAGATGTAGCAGGTGATGCTCCACTGGCTGTGcgtgggttgctgaaggatgggCCAGCACAGCGTTGTGGTCATTTGCAG GCTGGTGATCTCATTCTCCATATCAACGGAGAGTCAACGCAGGGACTTACCCATGCCCAAGCGGTGGATCGGATCCGAACTGGAGGTTCCCGGCTTCGGCTTGTGTTGCAGAGGCCTAATGAGACTCAAACTGGCAAGCACAAGGGGATGG ACTGCCGTCCAGATCTTGTAGGTCCGGCGATGATGAAGTCTCACAGTGCCAGCCTTTCCCCAGTTCACCACCCTCAATTCAATAGGACCCCAAAGACGCGGGGCAGCCCCGAGCCTAGTCCAGAGGCAGTGGTCGACGCTCCCGCAGTTCCTCCAGCAGAGCGCCACATGGAGGACCCTGATGACCGTATCCCTGGTTCCCCAGGACCCTGGCTGGTGCCGAGTGAGGAACGGCTCTCGCGGGCCCTAGGTCTCCCAAGGGCTGCGCAGCTCGCTCAGGAGACAGCAGCTGGAAGGAGAAGGCACTGA
- the Magix gene encoding PDZ domain-containing protein MAGIX isoform X2 encodes MESRSGGTADRRGSRGGRGLPLQAGPGARRLLARLDARPLAARAAADVWALVRRAGDTLRLRPKEAINMLDSADIEVIDSRLPHTTVVEHQPQHFRSETLGIPTAPTRVTQDKARCASKPLQASGRFSVELVRNHTGFGLTLSGGRDVAGDAPLAVRGLLKDGPAQRCGHLQAGDLILHINGESTQGLTHAQAVDRIRTGGSRLRLVLQRPNETQTDCRPDLVGPAMMKSHSASLSPVHHPQFNRTPKTRGSPEPSPEAVVDAPAVPPAERHMEDPDDRIPGSPGPWLVPSEERLSRALGLPRAAQLAQETAAGRRRH; translated from the exons ATGGAGTCGCGCTCAGGGGGCACTGCGGACCGTAGGGGGAGCAGAGGAG GCCGCGGCCTTCCTCTGCAGGCGGGCCCCGGCGCCCGGCGCCTGCTGGCGCGGCTGGACGCGCGCCCCCTGGCGGCTCGAGCTGCTGCAGACGTGTGGGCGCTGGTACGCAGGGCTGGCGACACTTTGCGCCTGCGCCCCAAGGAGG CCATTAACATGCTGGACTCTGCGGACATAGAAGTCATAGACAGTCGCCTACCTCATACCACTGTTGTGGAACACCAACCTCAG CATTTTAGGTCAGAGACCCTGGGTATTCCTACTGCGCCAACTCGAGTGACCCAGGATAAGGCAAGATGTGCTTCAAAGCCACTCCAGGCCTCTGGTCGGTTCTCTGTGGAGCTAGTCCGCAATCACACAGGCTTTGGCCTCACTTTAAGTGGGGGCCGAGATGTAGCAGGTGATGCTCCACTGGCTGTGcgtgggttgctgaaggatgggCCAGCACAGCGTTGTGGTCATTTGCAG GCTGGTGATCTCATTCTCCATATCAACGGAGAGTCAACGCAGGGACTTACCCATGCCCAAGCGGTGGATCGGATCCGAACTGGAGGTTCCCGGCTTCGGCTTGTGTTGCAGAGGCCTAATGAGACTCAAACTG ACTGCCGTCCAGATCTTGTAGGTCCGGCGATGATGAAGTCTCACAGTGCCAGCCTTTCCCCAGTTCACCACCCTCAATTCAATAGGACCCCAAAGACGCGGGGCAGCCCCGAGCCTAGTCCAGAGGCAGTGGTCGACGCTCCCGCAGTTCCTCCAGCAGAGCGCCACATGGAGGACCCTGATGACCGTATCCCTGGTTCCCCAGGACCCTGGCTGGTGCCGAGTGAGGAACGGCTCTCGCGGGCCCTAGGTCTCCCAAGGGCTGCGCAGCTCGCTCAGGAGACAGCAGCTGGAAGGAGAAGGCACTGA
- the Magix gene encoding PDZ domain-containing protein MAGIX isoform X5, translating into MESRSGGTADRRGSRGGRGLPLQAGPGARRLLARLDARPLAARAAADVWALVRRAGDTLRLRPKEAINMLDSADIEVIDSRLPHTTVVEHQPQAGDLILHINGESTQGLTHAQAVDRIRTGGSRLRLVLQRPNETQTGKHKGMDCRPDLVGPAMMKSHSASLSPVHHPQFNRTPKTRGSPEPSPEAVVDAPAVPPAERHMEDPDDRIPGSPGPWLVPSEERLSRALGLPRAAQLAQETAAGRRRH; encoded by the exons ATGGAGTCGCGCTCAGGGGGCACTGCGGACCGTAGGGGGAGCAGAGGAG GCCGCGGCCTTCCTCTGCAGGCGGGCCCCGGCGCCCGGCGCCTGCTGGCGCGGCTGGACGCGCGCCCCCTGGCGGCTCGAGCTGCTGCAGACGTGTGGGCGCTGGTACGCAGGGCTGGCGACACTTTGCGCCTGCGCCCCAAGGAGG CCATTAACATGCTGGACTCTGCGGACATAGAAGTCATAGACAGTCGCCTACCTCATACCACTGTTGTGGAACACCAACCTCAG GCTGGTGATCTCATTCTCCATATCAACGGAGAGTCAACGCAGGGACTTACCCATGCCCAAGCGGTGGATCGGATCCGAACTGGAGGTTCCCGGCTTCGGCTTGTGTTGCAGAGGCCTAATGAGACTCAAACTGGCAAGCACAAGGGGATGG ACTGCCGTCCAGATCTTGTAGGTCCGGCGATGATGAAGTCTCACAGTGCCAGCCTTTCCCCAGTTCACCACCCTCAATTCAATAGGACCCCAAAGACGCGGGGCAGCCCCGAGCCTAGTCCAGAGGCAGTGGTCGACGCTCCCGCAGTTCCTCCAGCAGAGCGCCACATGGAGGACCCTGATGACCGTATCCCTGGTTCCCCAGGACCCTGGCTGGTGCCGAGTGAGGAACGGCTCTCGCGGGCCCTAGGTCTCCCAAGGGCTGCGCAGCTCGCTCAGGAGACAGCAGCTGGAAGGAGAAGGCACTGA
- the Magix gene encoding PDZ domain-containing protein MAGIX isoform X1, with the protein MESRSGGTADRRGSRGGRGLPLQAGPGARRLLARLDARPLAARAAADVWALVRRAGDTLRLRPKEAINMLDSADIEVIDSRLPHTTVVEHQPQHFRSETLGIPTAPTRVTQDKARCASKPLQASGRFSVELVRNHTGFGLTLSGGRDVAGDAPLAVRGLLKDGPAQRCGHLQAGDLILHINGESTQGLTHAQAVDRIRTGGSRLRLVLQRPNETQTGKHKGMDCRPDLVGPAMMKSHSASLSPVHHPQFNRTPKTRGSPEPSPEAVVDAPAVPPAERHMEDPDDRIPGSPGPWLVPSEERLSRALGLPRAAQLAQETAAGRRRH; encoded by the exons ATGGAGTCGCGCTCAGGGGGCACTGCGGACCGTAGGGGGAGCAGAGGAG GCCGCGGCCTTCCTCTGCAGGCGGGCCCCGGCGCCCGGCGCCTGCTGGCGCGGCTGGACGCGCGCCCCCTGGCGGCTCGAGCTGCTGCAGACGTGTGGGCGCTGGTACGCAGGGCTGGCGACACTTTGCGCCTGCGCCCCAAGGAGG CCATTAACATGCTGGACTCTGCGGACATAGAAGTCATAGACAGTCGCCTACCTCATACCACTGTTGTGGAACACCAACCTCAG CATTTTAGGTCAGAGACCCTGGGTATTCCTACTGCGCCAACTCGAGTGACCCAGGATAAGGCAAGATGTGCTTCAAAGCCACTCCAGGCCTCTGGTCGGTTCTCTGTGGAGCTAGTCCGCAATCACACAGGCTTTGGCCTCACTTTAAGTGGGGGCCGAGATGTAGCAGGTGATGCTCCACTGGCTGTGcgtgggttgctgaaggatgggCCAGCACAGCGTTGTGGTCATTTGCAG GCTGGTGATCTCATTCTCCATATCAACGGAGAGTCAACGCAGGGACTTACCCATGCCCAAGCGGTGGATCGGATCCGAACTGGAGGTTCCCGGCTTCGGCTTGTGTTGCAGAGGCCTAATGAGACTCAAACTGGCAAGCACAAGGGGATGG ACTGCCGTCCAGATCTTGTAGGTCCGGCGATGATGAAGTCTCACAGTGCCAGCCTTTCCCCAGTTCACCACCCTCAATTCAATAGGACCCCAAAGACGCGGGGCAGCCCCGAGCCTAGTCCAGAGGCAGTGGTCGACGCTCCCGCAGTTCCTCCAGCAGAGCGCCACATGGAGGACCCTGATGACCGTATCCCTGGTTCCCCAGGACCCTGGCTGGTGCCGAGTGAGGAACGGCTCTCGCGGGCCCTAGGTCTCCCAAGGGCTGCGCAGCTCGCTCAGGAGACAGCAGCTGGAAGGAGAAGGCACTGA